In 'Nostoc azollae' 0708, the following are encoded in one genomic region:
- a CDS encoding tetratricopeptide repeat protein, which yields MDHYLFLAFGSHQNNLYSTDKTNTAYMQKTGVKDSNKSSLENSYLRSYALKLAHQGDYTEAITLLSQLIDSHPQNAVDYNNRGLVYFQSGESQKALRDYNTAMQLNPNLASVYNNRANYYAACGELAAALVDYDQALDLNPRYVRAWINRGITLRDLGQYKDAIDNFEISLLFGQLEGNIWAERGRTYHVWGDWNCAISDYYRALTHLISQDTNEEVSTYRLRLQIENWLDELLFSQKTDWYSNPK from the coding sequence ATGGATCATTACTTGTTTTTAGCTTTTGGTAGTCACCAAAATAACTTATACAGTACAGATAAGACAAACACTGCGTATATGCAAAAAACAGGAGTTAAAGACAGTAATAAATCTTCACTTGAGAATAGCTACTTAAGGTCTTATGCTTTAAAGTTAGCTCATCAGGGAGATTACACTGAGGCGATCACTTTATTAAGCCAACTTATTGATAGTCATCCTCAGAATGCGGTTGATTATAATAACCGGGGGTTGGTTTATTTTCAAAGTGGTGAATCTCAAAAAGCTTTGCGTGACTACAATACAGCAATGCAACTAAATCCTAACTTAGCCAGTGTTTATAATAACCGGGCTAATTACTATGCTGCTTGTGGAGAGTTAGCCGCAGCATTGGTTGACTATGATCAGGCGTTGGATTTAAATCCGCGTTATGTTCGTGCTTGGATTAATCGAGGTATTACGCTGCGTGATTTGGGGCAATACAAAGACGCAATTGATAATTTTGAAATTTCACTGCTGTTTGGTCAGCTAGAAGGTAATATTTGGGCAGAACGTGGTAGAACATATCATGTATGGGGTGACTGGAATTGTGCGATCTCCGATTATTACCGTGCCCTCACACATCTAATTTCTCAAGATACCAACGAAGAAGTTTCTACTTATCGTCTCCGGTTACAAATAGAAAATTGGCTGGATGAACTCCTGTTTTCTCAAAAAACTGATTGGTATAGCAATCCTAAATGA
- the psaM gene encoding photosystem I reaction center subunit XII yields the protein MPISDTQVYIALAVALIPGILAWRLATELYK from the coding sequence ATGCCTATATCAGATACTCAAGTGTACATCGCTCTAGCTGTGGCTTTGATTCCAGGCATTCTAGCTTGGCGTTTGGCTACTGAACTTTACAAGTAA
- a CDS encoding FGGY-family carbohydrate kinase produces MTFYLGIDFGTSGARAVVIDDEARIVSQMRHPWTNIADWVSCWKEALWSLLEAISLELKGEIRAIAINGTSSTILLTDATGQPVDLPLLYNDARGSMVLKDLSHIVPPNHTVLSATSSLAKLLWMEHLPSFGQARYLLHQADWLAFLLHGQLGISDYHNALKLGYDVEKLQYPEWLEKLQIPITLPQILAPGTPVGQLNPEIAAKFGFRHDCLVCAGTTDSIAAFLASGAKSPGQAVTSLGSTLVLKLLSRTRIEDARYGIYSHRLGDLWLTGGASNTGCAVLKKFFTDEELVSLSREIDVSKASELDYYPLLKEGDRFPINDPHLPPKLEPRPDNPREFLHGLLESMARIEARGYKLLQELGADQLKHVYTAGGGAANSTWTAIRGRYLNIPIASSINTEAAYGTALLAMQQLKI; encoded by the coding sequence ATGACTTTCTACTTGGGTATTGATTTTGGTACATCTGGGGCACGAGCAGTGGTGATTGATGATGAAGCTAGGATTGTGTCCCAGATGCGTCATCCTTGGACAAATATTGCAGATTGGGTAAGTTGCTGGAAAGAGGCTTTATGGAGTCTTCTAGAGGCAATTTCCCTGGAGCTCAAGGGAGAAATTCGTGCGATCGCTATTAACGGTACTTCTTCAACAATCTTGCTCACTGATGCCACTGGCCAGCCTGTAGATCTCCCCTTATTGTATAACGATGCACGGGGATCAATGGTGCTAAAGGATTTGAGCCACATTGTACCACCCAATCACACCGTATTAAGTGCTACTTCTAGCCTTGCCAAACTGCTGTGGATGGAACATTTACCTTCTTTTGGGCAAGCTAGATATTTATTACATCAAGCTGATTGGCTGGCATTTCTTCTGCATGGGCAATTAGGTATTAGCGACTACCATAATGCTCTCAAATTGGGTTACGACGTGGAAAAGCTTCAATATCCAGAATGGCTAGAAAAACTGCAAATTCCAATTACTTTGCCCCAAATTTTAGCACCTGGCACACCAGTAGGCCAATTAAATCCAGAAATTGCTGCTAAATTTGGTTTTAGGCATGATTGCTTGGTATGTGCAGGGACAACAGACAGCATTGCAGCTTTTTTGGCTAGTGGTGCAAAATCACCAGGGCAAGCAGTAACTTCTTTGGGTTCAACCTTGGTACTTAAACTTTTGAGCCGTACTCGCATAGAAGATGCGCGATATGGTATTTATAGCCATCGCTTAGGTGATTTATGGTTAACTGGAGGAGCTTCTAATACAGGATGTGCAGTGTTGAAGAAATTTTTTACTGATGAAGAATTAGTCAGCTTGAGTCGGGAAATTGATGTATCGAAAGCCAGTGAATTAGATTATTATCCATTATTGAAAGAGGGTGATCGATTTCCCATTAATGATCCCCACCTACCTCCCAAATTAGAACCCCGTCCAGATAATCCCAGAGAATTTTTACACGGCTTACTAGAAAGTATGGCACGAATAGAGGCAAGAGGGTACAAGTTATTACAGGAACTAGGAGCAGATCAATTAAAGCACGTTTATACTGCTGGTGGTGGGGCGGCAAATTCCACTTGGACTGCTATTAGAGGTAGGTATTTAAACATCCCAATAGCTTCCTCTATCAATACAGAAGCAGCCTATGGAACTGCGCTTTTAGCAATGCAGCAATTAAAAATATGA
- a CDS encoding MASE1 domain-containing protein, which translates to MKYDLRPVLIRLPLIAVLALLYYETAELSRILASTPQNVTPVWPPDGFATAAILLFRYWIWPGVLVGSFLANISAFIDAQSIVTQIISIVEVLAIAGGTTLGTLFIR; encoded by the coding sequence ATGAAGTATGATTTAAGACCTGTTTTAATCCGTCTGCCATTGATAGCAGTTTTAGCCCTTCTTTACTATGAAACTGCAGAATTATCTCGGATTCTCGCTTCCACTCCCCAAAATGTTACACCAGTTTGGCCACCTGATGGATTTGCTACTGCTGCCATTTTACTTTTCCGTTATTGGATTTGGCCAGGAGTATTAGTAGGTTCATTTTTAGCGAACATAAGTGCATTTATTGATGCTCAAAGCATAGTGACTCAAATTATCTCAATTGTAGAGGTTTTAGCTATTGCTGGAGGAACAACTTTAGGCACACTATTTATTAGGTAG
- a CDS encoding MASE1 domain-containing protein: MSPLNRLSDVIKFLFFTGMLGPVVNATVGVTALTAGGKIPNSQYIQVWLTWWISNVAGVFIFTPALLNWGELIKYNILSFHNNSLNLSLNNLKLGQFIEVVILLLIVIWIGENAFWCNYFIEYILIPCIAWAAFRFGKLGSTNLIVIIAVIAVLGTVRGLGLFARPTLTESLILLQCFIGVIVLKILVLNAVLKQKEQALLILRKSQLHTFFRQILRTPADSSGFRATI; encoded by the coding sequence ATTTCTCCACTAAACCGACTTAGTGATGTGATCAAATTTTTATTCTTCACCGGGATGCTCGGACCAGTTGTGAATGCAACAGTAGGAGTCACAGCTTTAACAGCAGGAGGGAAAATACCTAACAGTCAATATATTCAAGTTTGGTTAACTTGGTGGATATCTAACGTAGCAGGAGTTTTTATTTTTACACCAGCACTATTGAATTGGGGAGAATTGATTAAATATAATATTCTATCTTTTCATAATAATTCTTTAAACCTTAGCTTAAACAATTTAAAATTGGGACAATTTATCGAAGTCGTAATATTACTATTAATTGTAATTTGGATAGGAGAAAACGCCTTTTGGTGTAACTACTTCATAGAGTATATCCTAATTCCCTGTATAGCTTGGGCCGCTTTCCGTTTTGGAAAATTAGGTTCTACTAACTTAATTGTAATTATCGCTGTAATCGCTGTTTTAGGAACAGTTAGAGGATTAGGACTTTTTGCCCGTCCTACCTTGACTGAATCCTTAATATTATTACAATGTTTTATAGGAGTAATTGTATTAAAAATCTTGGTCTTAAATGCTGTACTAAAGCAAAAAGAACAGGCACTCTTGATCTTAAGAAAATCACAATTACATACATTTTTTAGACAAATCCTCCGAACTCCAGCAGACAGCAGCGGTTTTAGAGCAACAATTTGA
- a CDS encoding GAF domain-containing protein: MLVSRAEYLQSNCQSIRQLDIYIKHNPDLEKLFINDKALVSKNIHTDKISVPFANLYQAINLKTIISVPTSYNSEVNGVISVHQYDDFPTWTNDEIEFL; encoded by the coding sequence GTGCTAGTCTCCAGAGCGGAATATTTACAATCTAACTGTCAGTCAATCCGCCAATTAGATATTTATATTAAACATAATCCTGATTTAGAAAAATTATTTATCAATGATAAGGCTCTTGTTTCTAAAAATATTCATACCGACAAAATTTCAGTTCCATTTGCTAATTTATATCAGGCAATTAATCTCAAAACCATAATCAGTGTACCCACCTCCTATAACAGTGAAGTCAATGGTGTAATTAGTGTCCATCAGTATGATGACTTTCCCACATGGACGAATGATGAAATCGAGTTTTTATAA